One window of the Falco biarmicus isolate bFalBia1 chromosome Z, bFalBia1.pri, whole genome shotgun sequence genome contains the following:
- the LOC130142996 gene encoding eotaxin-like has protein sequence MSCSPALPSLSPLAPTMALRLLLLLLLLLAAILAITEAQGIGSSPSDCCLKYSRKAIPSSWVKSYSLQGPESGCLLRAVVFTTKRNKKICASPTDSAVQKLMENLDKKVKNKKKKGQPPRPRGKPKQQKQQRV, from the exons AtgtcctgctccccagccttgCCCAGCTTGTCACCCCTGGCACCCACCATGGCGCTGcgcctcctgctgctgctgctgctcctgctggctgCTATCCTCGCCATTACCGAGGCTCAAG GCATTGGCAGCTCACCCTCTGACTGCTGCCTGAAGTACAGCCGGAAAGccatccccagcagctgggtgaAGTCCTACAGCCTCCAGGGACCTGAGTCGGGATGTCTGCTGCGTGCTGTTGT GTTTACCACCAAGAGGAACAAGAAGATCTGTGCCTCTCCCACTGACTCTGCTGTCCAGAAGCTGATGGAGAACCTGGACAAGAAGGTCAAAAATAAGAAGAAGAAGGGACAGCCCCCACGTCCCAGGGGCAAACccaagcagcagaagcagcagcggGTCTAA
- the LOC130142530 gene encoding C-C motif chemokine 19-like: MQRLYLLCFCLLVLGRILDVHGGNNVLDCCLRTSEKPIPRRIVQDYRLQLVQDGCNIPAAVFITTKGKRLCAPLEAPWVVRLQEKLDASSARKAKPKGK, translated from the exons atgcagcGGTTGtatcttctctgcttctgtctcCTGGTGCTGGGACGTATCCTGGATG TCCACGGTGGGAACAATGTCCTTGACTGTTGCCTGCGGACAAGCGAGAAGCCCATCCCACGCCGGATAGTGCAGGATTACCGTCTCCAGCTGGTGCAGGATGGCTGCAACATCCCAGCTGCTGT GTTCATCACCACAAAGGGCAAGCGCCTCTGTGCTCCCCTTGAAGCACCGTGGGTGGTTCGCCTCCAAGAGAAGCTGgatgccagctctgccaggaag GCCAAACCCAAGGGCAAGTAG